In Aspergillus luchuensis IFO 4308 DNA, chromosome 1, nearly complete sequence, the following are encoded in one genomic region:
- a CDS encoding uncharacterized protein (COG:S;~EggNog:ENOG410Q2S0), which translates to MPQKAAQQAGIPEGRGVRYDEIDMALFRAKLSYHATAEERMASRDPNLVSISEHQARLLRLWEMHQHSREEKNGGNMTPAERNQLAQFQWRYKRLEDLATQGTR; encoded by the coding sequence ATGCCGCAGAAAGCCGCTCAGCAAGCTGGGATCCCCGAAGGGCGTGGAGTCAGGTACGACGAGATCGATATGGCGCTCTTCCGCGCCAAGCTCTCCTACCATGCGACGGCCGAAGAGCGCATGGCGTCGCGAGATCCCAATCTCGTCTCTATCTCGGAACATCAAGCGCGATTGTTGAGGCTCTGGGAGATGCACCAGCACTcgagggaggaaaagaacGGCGGTAACATGACACCGGCCGAGAGGAACCAGCTGGCGCAGTTTCAATGGCGATACAAACGATTGGAGGACCTCGCCACGCAGGGCACGAGGTAG
- a CDS encoding uncharacterized protein (COG:S;~EggNog:ENOG410Q2PT;~InterPro:IPR002110,IPR020683,IPR036047,IPR036770;~go_function: GO:0005515 - protein binding [Evidence IEA]) yields MHLTHLPNETILTIVSFLRRQRDIYALVRTNRRFYCLLRDVLYDYNSRYFHASALKSVAESGDLYLAVRLLDGLKAAVGKPRHQAPSERDWEWLSREGRIDPNHDYDCDLIESEESVDSGDEHMIHLFSWADIARHPLRAARYSTKDILAVQNALLASIRAGQKDMMVLLLDRGAQPNFYRGPRRIAKYISGWHMLLEIPPPPVPPLFLAVQCGNEKLVEILLDRGAEPDRYHPSPLYRAVADGRQDIVLMLMRGGATDCDSSMKLAAQRGDSSMMEFLLRHGARADLCGAAAYQVALSKGHEYIASLLNSRGARIYYPWELRGELDKEEGDGTKPELKLYHSSFSRGLPEWFMAD; encoded by the coding sequence ATGCACCTCACTCATCTCCCAAATGAGACTATCCTCACCATTGTCTCCTTCCTTCGCCGTCAACGAGACATTTACGCACTTGTGAGAACTAACCGTCGTTTCTATTGCCTCCTTAGGGATGTCCTCTATGACTACAACAGTCGCTACTTTCATGCTTCCGCTCTGAAGTCTGTTGCAGAAAGCGGTGACCTATACCTAGCTGTCAGGCTCCTCGACGGACTCAAAGCCGCTGTGGGCAAACCCCGTCATCAGGCACCCTCCGAACGTGATTGGGAATGGCTCtccagggaaggaagaatcgACCCCAACCATGATTATGATTGCGATCTCATCGAGTCAGAGGAGTCAGTGGATAGTGGTGATGAGCATATGATCCATTTGTTCAGCTGGGCTGATATTGCACGTCATCCCCTACGCGCAGCGAGGTACAGTACCAAGGACATTCTCGCGGTACAGAACGCACTACTTGCAAGTATTCGAGCCGGACAAAAGGATATGATGGTTCTGCTTCTGGACCGCGGTGCACAGCCGAATTTTTATCGCGGTCCTCGTCGAATTGCTAAATACATCTCTGGCTGGCACATGTTACTAGAaattcctccaccacctgtTCCACCGCTTTTCCTGGCCGTCCAGTGCGGCAATGAAAAGCTCGTGGAGATCTTGTTGGACCGAGGGGCGGAGCCAGATCGatatcatccatcacccTTATATCGAGCTGTTGCAGATGGGAGACAAGATATTGTGCTTATGCTGATGCGGGGAGGAGCGACGGATTGTGACAGCTCCATGAAACTGGCTGCGCAGCGGGGAGATTCATCAATGATGGAGTTCCTGCTGAGGCATGGTGCCCGGGCTGATCTATGTGGTGCTGCCGCGTATCAAGTGGCGCTAAGCAAAGGCCATGAATATATAGCCAGTTTGTTAAACTCAAGGGGCGCTCGCATTTACTATCCGTGGGAGTTGAGGGGAGAATTGgataaagaagaaggggatggGACTAAGCCTGAGCTGAAGTTATATCATTCTAGCTTCTCACGGGGTCTGCCTGAGTGGTTCATGGCGGATTGA
- a CDS encoding intradiol ring-cleavage dioxygenase (COG:Q;~EggNog:ENOG410PWWV;~InterPro:IPR000627,IPR015889;~SECRETED:SignalP(1-18);~go_function: GO:0003824 - catalytic activity [Evidence IEA];~go_function: GO:0005506 - iron ion binding [Evidence IEA];~go_function: GO:0008199 - ferric iron binding [Evidence IEA];~go_function: GO:0016702 - oxidoreductase activity, acting on single donors with incorporation of molecular oxygen, incorporation of two atoms of oxygen [Evidence IEA];~go_process: GO:0006725 - cellular aromatic compound metabolic process [Evidence IEA];~go_process: GO:0055114 - oxidation-reduction process [Evidence IEA]) has product MHFSKLIFTLLVAGTAVAHPGPHDILPRAEIQRRSGMAKRCASHVGSFNQRRMAKRAMQKRWEGSGHNTTFEIVTEAPYYETIQNNTCVLTPEVTRGPYVWPRSQTLRQDMAEDQPGVPLWLDIGVLDMATCDPLPNALLDLWHCNATGSYSSFTGLSPNTPFETLLSELNVTDYDMGVTDLHTDDTTWLRGMWPTNEDGVMEMKTIFPGFYVERAIHIHAQVHTDWTVRENGTIIASNTVSTGQLYFEEELEQKIMSMEPYVSHTQINRTTNAEDTVFPEDLEGGYNPVVSVVPVDEDDLSKGLIGYITIGVDTTAIETFSK; this is encoded by the exons ATGCACTTCTCCAAGCTCATTTTTACTCTCCTCGTGGCGGGCACAGCAGTTGCCCATCCTGGCCCACACGACATCCTTCCCCGTGCAGAGATTCAGCGGCGCAGTGGAATGGCCAAGCGATGCGCCAGCCATGTTGGAAGCTTTAACCAGCGCCGCATGGCTAAGCGAGCAATGCAGAAGCGTTGGGAGGGATCCGGCCACAATACCACGTTCGAGATAGTCACCGAGGCTCCCTACTACGAGACCATCCAGAACAACACTTGCGTGCTCACCCCAGAGGTCACCCGCGGTCCCTATGTCTGGCCTCGCTCCCAGACCCTTCGTCAAGACATGGCCGAAGACCAGCCAGGTGTGCCCCTCTGGCTCGACATAGGAGTTCTGGACATGGCCACATGTGATCCGTTGCCCAACGCCCTCCTCGACTTGTGGCACTGCAACGCAACGGGCTCCTACTCCTCATTCACGGGCCTttcccccaacacccccttcGAAACACTCCTCTCTGAGTTGAACGTTACCGATTATGACATGGGTGTCACGGACCTGCACACGGATGATACCACCTGGCTGCGTGGTATGTGGCCGACGAACGAGGACGGCGttatggagatgaagactaTATTCCCAG GCTTCTACGTTGAGCGtgccatccacatccacgccCAAGTCCATACCGACTGGACTGTTCGCGAAAATGGTACCATCATTGCCAGCAACACCGTCAGCACTGGCCAGCTGTACTTTGAGGAGGAGCTTGAACAAAAGATTATGAGTATGGAGCCTTATGTGTCTCATACGCAGATCAACCGGACCACGAATGCTGAAGACACGGTATTCCCTGAGGATTTGGAGGGTGGATATAACCCGGTTGTGTCTGTTGTTCCtgtggatgaggacgatCTGTCCAAGGGGTTGATCGGATATATCACTATTGGTGTGGACACGACGGCGATTGAGACGTTCAGCAAATAG
- a CDS encoding putative acyl-CoA:6-aminopenicillanic-acid-acyltransferase (COG:I;~EggNog:ENOG410PN99;~InterPro:IPR005079;~MEROPS:MER0004220;~PFAM:PF03417) gives MYSKVEEPPKLVLTGTPREIGFHHGSHLRPQISSQITIYEEMFQVNCDLSWDAVRRQADQFAVTIQRATPHLYQEMEGIAEGAGVDVLDIVALNCRSELTFGKFTDGCTSLSWKRNEHCRILAQNWDFTTTIQENIALMRIEQPGKPTIHMVTEAGIVGKIGFNSACVGTCLNAIRAHPCVPSKIPIHVALRLCLESTSVDEAVQTLESLGGVGSSQHILIADSKGSLGLELSPLGDVHLQPDEYGMVAHTNHFLENRFVYEPPWLTGSPIRLARARELTRELIRDKVLEEDAIIGQVLRERVFSDTYNAPQSISCQEDVARPPISRSSTLFNIVMRLEPETLGAEVVIGRPGSGEESDLLKLPFQ, from the exons ATGTATTCCAAAGTTGAAGAGCCGCCCAAACTGGTACTCACCGGTACCCCAAGAGAG ATCGGTTTCCATCATGGCTCCCACCTTCGGCCGCAGATTAGCAGCCAAATCACCATCTATGAAGAGATGTTCCAGGTGAACTGTGATTTGTCCTGGGATGCAGTCAGGCGGCAAGCAGACCAATTCGCGGTCACGATTCAACGCGCCACCCCCCACCTCTACCAAGAAATGGAGGGCATTGCAGAGGGTGCAGGGGTGGATGTGCTCGACATTGTGGCCCTGAACTGTCGGAGTGAATTAACTTTTGGCAAGTTCACAGATGGCTGCACCAGCCTTtcatggaagaggaacgAGCACTGTCGTATTCTTGCCCAGAATTGGGATTTTACCACTACGATACAGGAAAACATCGCGCTCATGAGGATTGAACAGCCTGGTAAACCAACCATTCACATGGTCACTGAG GCTGGCATCGTGGGTAAAATCGGCTTCAACAGTGCCTGTGTTGGGACCTGTCTCAACGCTATCCGAGCCCATCCTTGCGTTCCATCCAAGATACCCATTCACGTTGCTCTGCGGCTCTGTCTGGAAAGTACTTCGGTCGATGAGGCAGTGCAGACGCTAGAGTCCCTCGGAGGTGTGGGATCTAGCCAGCACATCTTGATTGCTGATAGTAAAGGCTCGCTGGGATTGGAGCTGTCTCCCCTGGGTGATGTACATCTTCAGCCGGACGAGTATGGTATGGTAGCACACACAAATCACTTTTTAGAGAATCGATTTGTCTACGAGCCACCATGGTTGACTGGCTCGCCGATCCGATTGGCGCGGGCCCGGGAACTGACCCGGGAGCTAATTAGGGATAAAGTGCTTGAAGAGGATGCCATTATTGGGCAAGTGCTCAGGGAAAGAGTATTCTCTGATACTTACAACGCCCCCCAGTCAATCTCCTGTCAGGAAGACGTGGCCAGGCCTCCAATTTCACGGTCGTCGACACTCTTTAATATTGTCATGCGTCTGGAACCGGAGACGCTTGGCGCAGAGGTGGTCATTGGACGACCAGGTTCCGGAGAGGAGAGTGACCTACTGAAGCTGCCCTTCCAGTGA
- a CDS encoding cytochrome b561 domain-containing protein (COG:S;~EggNog:ENOG410PN16;~InterPro:IPR006593;~PFAM:PF03188;~TransMembrane:6 (i42-65o71-93i105-127o147-166i187-207o213-232i)): MASATGIPQEHPDTIQEQEDAPLLHTPGNVPQEKSAAIYQNLFTGTASAAQVGIWMLAILVWTGILSHPLIFFSAHPLLNSAALLLQVQATLILQPTTTPHQKRLGTIIHYIIQTLSLLGFITAFIIIEINKGDHAHFTSPHGILGLITYIFIILQVLVGVVQYFVPVQVLGSVEKGKSIYKYHRKSGYVLLLLELATVSAATQTTYNLNVLSIPLWGVLVASVLVVLGLGARIKKHKLGL; encoded by the exons ATGGCTTCCGCTACGGGCATTCCCCAAGAACATCCCGACACTATTCAAGAGCAGGAAGATGCGCCCCTGCTGCATACCCCGGGAAATGTTCCCCAGGAGAAAAGCGCTGCTATCTATCAAAACCTCTTTACGG GAACAGCCAGTGCAGCTCAAGTTGGCATCTGGATG CTGGCCATCCTCGTCTGGACGGGAATCTTATCTCATCCCTTGATATTCTTTTCCGCTCATCCC CTCCTCAACTCCGCTGCCCTCCTGCTTCAAGTCCAAGCCACTCTCATCCttcaacccaccaccacccctcacCAAAAACGCCTCGGAACCATCATCCATTACATCATCCAAACCCTCAGTCTCCTCGGCTTCATTACcgctttcatcatcatcgagatCAACAAGGGCGATCATGCTCACTTTACCTCCCCGCACGGTATTCTCGGTCTCATCACctacatcttcatcatcctgcaggTCCTGGTAGGTGTCGTGCAATATTTCGTCCCCGTCCAGGTCCTGGGCAGTGTGGAGAAGGGCAAGAGCATCTACAAGTACCATCGCAAGTCAGGGtatgtgctgctgctcttggaACTGGCGACTGTCTCGGCGGCGACTCAGACTACTTACAATCTGAACGTGCTGAGTATCCCGCTGTGGGGAGTACTGGTGGCCTCGGTGTTGGTTGTCTTGGGATTGGGAGCGAGGATCAAAAAGCATAAGTTGGGGTTGTAA
- the DIA4 gene encoding putative serine--tRNA ligase DIA4 (COG:J;~EggNog:ENOG410PHEH;~InterPro:IPR006195,IPR015866,IPR042103,IPR010978, IPR002317,IPR002314;~PFAM:PF02403,PF00587;~go_function: GO:0000166 - nucleotide binding [Evidence IEA];~go_function: GO:0004812 - aminoacyl-tRNA ligase activity [Evidence IEA];~go_function: GO:0004828 - serine-tRNA ligase activity [Evidence IEA];~go_function: GO:0005524 - ATP binding [Evidence IEA];~go_process: GO:0006418 - tRNA aminoacylation for protein translation [Evidence IEA];~go_process: GO:0006434 - seryl-tRNA aminoacylation [Evidence IEA]) — MAPPRPPYVCINCRLFGRRPFSSSTRRADLIRPATAPKPTPDIKHIRQNPELYSKNCVDRNYPAHAEYPLKIQQLTDEARRLDQDLKTPRARIKELEKAIAKVASAANNDTSTELASLRAEATRLKDDSNNMTTRKTTCTDEIHRLALSLPNLSSTHTPIGADPTLINYINFDPESPPTWVTHPDPKRSHVTIGTNLGLLDFTSSAITTGWGWYFLTNEGALLEQALVQYALSVARRHGWKAVSPPSLVYSYIAEACGFQPRDQHNEQQIWSIEQNEKDKSKPQRSLAGTAEIPLAAMHAGRDIPATQLPLRLVGPSRCYRAEAGSRGVDTKGLYRVHEFTKVEMFAWADNLPDSTATTAKPTTTSDDLFAELLSIQTEILTALNLPARVLEMPTSDLGASASRKRDIEVLFPSRLRAGDLESGWGEVTSASICTDYQSRRLGTRVRGGAAKESRFPHTVNGTAMAVPRVLAAILENGWDAEKGVVVVPEVLRGFMGGMEVIGGQ; from the coding sequence aTGGCTCCACCAAGACCCCCCTACGTCTGCATCAATTGCAGGCTGTTCGGCCGTCGTCCATTCTCCTCGTCTACCCGACGAGCAGACCTCATCCGCCCGGCGACggcccccaaacccacccccgACATCAAGCACATCCGCCAAAACCCCGAGCTCTACTCCAAGAACTGCGTCGACCGCAACTATCCCGCGCACGCCGAATACCCTCTGAAGATCCAGCAGCTGACCGACGAAGCGCGACGTCTCGACCAAGACCTCAAGACCCCCCGAGCCCGCATCAAGGAACTAGAGAAAGCCATCGCCAAAGTCGCCAGCGCCGCCAACAACGACACCTCCACCGAACTTGCCTCCCTCCGCGCCGAAGCCACTCGTCTAAAAGATGACTCCAACAACATGACCACCCGGAAAACCACCTGCACCGACGAAATCCACCGACTCGCCCtatccctccccaacctctcctccacccacacccccatCGGCGCCGACCCAACCCTAATCAACTACATCAACTTCGACCCCGAATCACCCCCGACATGGGTAACCCACCCCGACCCCAAACGCTCCCACGTCACCATCGGCACCAACCTAGGTCTCCTCGACTTCACCAGctccgccatcaccaccggcTGGGGCTGGTACTTCCTGACCAACGAGGGCGCCCTCCTCGAACAAGCCCTCGTCCAGTACGCCCTCAGCGTCGCCCGTCGCCACGGCTGGAAAGCcgtttcccctccctccctcgtATACTCCTACATCGCCGAAGCCTGCGGCTTCCAGCCGCGCGACCAACACAACGAGCAACAGATCTGGTCCATCGAGCAAAACGAAAAGGACAAGTCCAAGCCCCAACGCTCCCTAGCCGGTACCGCCGAGATCCCTCTCGCGGCCATGCACGCCGGCCGCGACATCCCCGCTACACAATTGCCCCTCCGTCTCGTCGGCCCCAGCCGGTGCTACCGTGCTGAAGCCGGCTCCCGTGGCGTCGACACAAAGGGTCTGTACCGTGTGCATGAATTCACCAAGGTTGAGATGTTCGCTTGGGCGGATAACCTTCCTGActctactgctactactgccaAACCAACTACTACCTCGGATGACCTCTTCGCTGAgctcctctccatccagaCGGAGATTCTCACCGCGCTGAACCTCCCCGCCCGCGTCCTCGAAATGCCTACCTCCGACCTCGGCGCTAGCGCCAGTCGTAAGCGCGACATCGAGGTCCTCTTCCCGTCGAGACTGCGTGCCGGGGACCTGGAGTCCGGCTGGGGAGAGGTCACTTCCGCGTCTATCTGTACCGATTACCAGAGTCGTCGGTTGGGGACCCGTGTGCGTGGCGGAGCAGCGAAGGAGTCGCGGTTCCCGCATACGGTGAATGGTACGGCGATGGCGGTGCCTCGTGTGCTGGCCGCTATTCTGGAGAATGGGTgggatgcggagaagggggtggtggttgtgccGGAGGTGTTGAGGGGATTCatgggtgggatggaggtTATTGGGGGGCAGTGA
- a CDS encoding BTB/POZ domain-containing protein (COG:S;~EggNog:ENOG410PIVX;~InterPro:IPR000210;~go_function: GO:0005515 - protein binding [Evidence IEA]), translated as MSTKFPTTTVTPIEMVSQAQVLDRSVPPQSAASSVSRHSHSSRRHRSSRSHHGGLTHQQQNDFPIFTHTGDVEIVVRAGDQERRYLLHRLILAQCSGFFEASTREEWSRQSMPRPPNLDTGVLSRISEDASSLSNGSTLAQSESGGSAWSVEKRRWRYELDWVNKEEDEEPILVQKPPSFSSAFGCDSGQYPPSVTKPSSSQTGFVRSMANLAGMQSVVNLPHRSGTAHPPTNPIVRDYDNLFRLFYNYPPLLNSVNIATAYAECRALLNLADMYDALPVTGPRVDHHLLGFGSRLFKQIAKYPPSYLKLGYLARSRVIFSEALIHVVGQWPAGLPHLRNGPYSPLPNSVLDIIEDKVEDLEDLKARIDSKLLRLTLTTSRGERVSPTNAYLDWLAVSLFRQWLVDSTTPPPTPILKNSSANAHASTSTHGIRSSQSTSHRPTDSTSKTTTTTTTTAAPPWSAARVYRLIGSSSSQAYLSHEDLKRFLKVHPTPSSESLYTREVLKRFERKMDEIKRLAREIVKPLMRNFLELDLKGSEYGEGGLPYLTCTKVDDEDIPWE; from the exons ATGTCCACCAAGTTTCCCACTACTACCGTCACTCCCATCGAAATGGTGTCTCAAGCTCAGGTCCTCGATCGCTCCGTCCCGCCGCAAAGCGCTGCCTCCTCCGTGTCGCGCCATTCTCATTCCAGCCGGCGACATCGTTCCAGTCGTTCCCATCATGGAGGACTCACCCATCAACAGCAAAACGACTTTCCTATTTTCACGCACACGGGCGATGTCGAGATTGTGGTACGCGCAGGGGACCAGGAGCGACGCTATCTCCTGCACCGATTGATATTGGCGCAATGCTCGGGCTTCTTCGAGGCCAGTACCCGCGAGGAGTGGTCGCGACAATCCATGCCGAGGCCGCCAAACCTGGACACGGGCGTCCTGTCGAGGATTAGTGAGGATGCCTCTTCGCTATCAAACGGGTCAACCCTGGCCCAATCGGAGAGTGGAGGATCCGCTTGGTCGGTCGAAAAGAGACGCTGGAGGTATGAACTGGACTGGGTAaacaaggaggaggatgaagagccaATTCTGGTACAAAAG CCTCCCAGCTTTTCCAGCGCATTTGGTTGCGATTCGGGACAATATCCGCCATCCGTGACCAAACCGTCCAGCTCTCAAACAGGGTTCGTCCGGTCGATGGCCAACCTGGCCGGGATGCAGTCGGTGGTCAATCTCCCCCATCGATCTGGGACGGCACACCCACCCACAAATCCCATCGTTCGCGATTACGATAATCTGTTCCGCCTGTTCTACAACTACCCGCCGCTGCTCAACAGTGTCAATATCGCAACCGCCTATGCCGAGTGCCGGGCCTTGCTCAACCTGGCCGACATGTACGATGCGCTACCGGTGACCGGACCTCGCGTTGACCACCATCTTCTAGGCTTTGGCTCGCGTCTCTTCAAGCAGATCGCCAAGTATCCCCCGAGCTACCTGAAACTGGGCTACCTGGCGCGCAGCCGCGTCATTTTCTCCGAGGCCCTCATCCACGTCGTGGGACAATGGCCAGCCGGCCTGCCCCATCTGCGCAACGGACCGTATTCGCCGCTCCCCAACTCCGTCCTGGACATCATCGAAGATAAGGTCGAGGACCTCGAAGACCTGAAGGCGCGTATCGACTCCAAGCTCCTGCGGCTCACCCTGACCACCTCCCGCGGCGAGCGTGTCAGTCCCACCAACGCCTACTTAGATTGGCTGGCTGTCTCGCTCTTCCGACAATGGCTCGTCGACAGCACGACGCCCCCGCCGACTCCGATCCTCAAGAACTCCTCGGCGAACGCACacgccagcaccagcacccatGGCATCCGCAGTTCGCAATCGACGAGCCACCGCCCCACGGACTCGACTTccaagaccaccaccacgacaaCCACAACCGCCGCACCACCCTGGTCCGCCGCACGAGTCTACCGACTCATCggctcctccagcagccaaGCCTACCTATCACACGAGGACCTGAAACGATTCCTCAAAGTGCacccaaccccttcctccgAATCGCTATACACCCGTGAAGTTCTGAAACGATTCGAGCGCAAAATGGACGAAATCAAGCGGCTGGCCCGCGAGATAGTCAAGCCGCTCATGCGCAATTTCCTCGAACTGGATCTGAAAGGTAGCGAAtacggagagggagggttgCCGTATTTGACCTGCACTAAagtcgacgacgaagatatCCCCTGGGAGTGA
- a CDS encoding Zn(II)2Cys6 transcription factor (COG:S;~EggNog:ENOG410PQHU;~InterPro:IPR036864,IPR021858,IPR001138;~PFAM:PF00172,PF11951;~go_function: GO:0000981 - DNA-binding transcription factor activity, RNA polymerase II-specific [Evidence IEA];~go_function: GO:0008270 - zinc ion binding [Evidence IEA];~go_process: GO:0006355 - regulation of transcription, DNA-templated [Evidence IEA]) — MSKGCYTCRRRRIICDNGLPTCRKCRDAGKECLGYQKPLVWVKGGVASRGKMMGRSFNEVMRPSDLRRGDSSPSSSSNASPPSAADSPTQSIDISLYVPPNVSGIQGIPEPIQSEDNDDQDTHVVLQRATSVSAPWGLVDPLFKDLSQLSRFYIVHFNQNLANYLTLYSETGNPYRDLIPLVGDSPLLAHVLAATGALHYAILASGDFSLTPWLSESPPADRTLLSPEEVEKSVIASMSRRPSSKVYEHFLGLKQRALGQLSSDIRDPVLRNDNRTLAAITVLALMDAIESGDGAWKFHLEGAKKLLKGRQEQGASSPPQHLVKWLEDFAVDGILLIQLMGSTLARPGSLTKPFYTSSMGPAMLKRLEETSYVGCPAYLLEVILLIHAGLYFDPDVDPNSQPSMIFTSAFLSQDTNPLQSPGALLQHIRAFDPSAWAESMQSCYYLADLSMRTALATIFKGAVYLYASRVLSRPRPGAATIPNHFGLPSDHAEVADLIIREIALIPIDDPHFKCLIWPTFIAGAECRDPSQRPFVLNKLRALYFNITSVNVRNAAWVLSLMWQKQDQKKAEKEQQQQRPTTTTTTTTDNYYSHDDVNDDDDDFDWIQELDNSRIDWLFI, encoded by the exons ATGTCGAAGGGCTGCTATACCTGTCGTCGCCGCCGCATCATCTGCGACAACGGCTTGCCAACATGCCGCAAGTGCCGCGATGCGGGGAAGGAATGTCTGGGGTATCAGAAGCCCCTCGTCTGGGTCAAGGGAGGTGTGGCCAGTCGGGGAAAGATGATGGGTCGCAGCTTTAATGAGGTTATGCGCCCTTCAGATCTTAGGCGTGGTGACTCGagcccctcttcctccagcaatGCGTCGCCGCCGTCAGCTGCCGATTCGCCTACCCAGTCTATCGACATCAGCTTATACGTACCCCCCAACGTGTCGGGCATCCAGGGTATCCCAGAACCGATCCAGTCggaggataatgatgatcaGGATACGCACGTTGTCTTGCAAAGAGCTACCTCCGTCTCCGCACCTTGGGGCCTGGTGGATCCGCTGTTCAAGGACCTGAGTCAGCTGTCACGGTTCTACATTGTGCATT TCAACCAGAACCTTGCCAATTACCTCACCCTCTACTCCGAGACCGGCAACCCGTACCGTGACCTCATTCCCCTGGTCGGCgactctcctctcctcgccCACGTCCTCGCTGCCACCGGTGCCTTGCATTATGCCATCCTGGCGAGCGGGGACTTTTCCTTGACGCCATGGTTGTCGGAGAGTCCCCCAGCAGACCGCACCCTCCTGTCTCCCGAAGAGGTAGAAAAGTCCGTGATCGCCTCGATGTCTCGGCGCCCGTCGTCCAAGGTATATGAGCATTTTCTCGGACTCAAGCAGCGCGCCTTAGGACAGTTATCGAGCGACATCCGGGATCCCGTTTTGCGCAATGATAACAGGACCCTCGCTGCGATCACGGTTCTCGCTCTTATGGATGCCATTGAATCGGGAGATGGTGCCTGGAAGTTCCACCTCGAAGGGGCCAAAAAGCTTCTCAAAGGCCGCCAAGAACAGGGCGCCTCCAGTCCGCCTCAACACCTCGTCAAATGGCTGGAAGATTTCGCTGTCGACGGTATTCTCCT CATCCAACTCATGGGTTCCACCCTCGCTCGCCCAGGGTCCCTAACCAAACCTTTCTATACCTCCAGCATGGGCCCCGCCATGCTCAAACGCCTCGAAGAAACCTCCTACGTCGGCTGTCCAGCCTATCTCCTCGAAGTCATCCTACTCATCCACGCCGGCCTCTACTTCGACCCGGACGTCGACCCCAACTCACAGCCCTCCATGATCTTCACCTCAgccttcctctcccaagacaccaaccccctccaaTCCCCCGGCGCTCTCCTCCAACACATCCGAGCCTTCGACCCCTCCGCCTGGGCCGAATCCATGCAAAGCTGCTACTACCTCGCAGACCTCTCCATGCGAACCGCCCTAGCCACCATCTTCAAAGGCGCCGTCTACCTCTACGCCAGCCGCGTTCTCTCCCGCCCGCGACCCGGCGCCGcaaccatccccaaccacTTCGGACTCCCCTCCGACCACGCCGAAGTGGCAGACCTAATCATCCGCGAAATCGCTCTCATCCCTATCGACGATCCCCATTTCAAATGCCTCATCTGGCCCACTTTCATTGCCGGTGCAGAATGCAGAGACCCCTCCCAGCGTCCCTTTGTACTCAATAAACTGCGCGCATTGTACTTCAACATCACCAGCGTGAATGTCCGCAACGCAGCTTGGGTTTTGAGCCTGATGTGGCAGAAACAGGATCAGAAgaaggctgagaaggaacaacagcagcaacggcctaccactaccaccaccaccaccaccgataattattattcccATGACGATgttaatgatgatgacgatgactttGATTGGATTCAAGAACTGGATAATTCCAGGATTGACTGGTTGTTTATATAA